In the Psychromonas sp. psych-6C06 genome, one interval contains:
- a CDS encoding ion transporter — MISKSKLHKLVHYSDHRAGKIFAFTIHILILISLFSFSLETLPNLTDTQYLILHMVETVIVILFTCEYLLRLYISKNKTSYIFSFYGLIDLLAILPFYLTSGVDLRTVRLFRLLRVLRIFKLLKYSKALQRFQRAFILVKEEMLLFGFVALITLYLAAVGIYYFEHAAQPEQFQSVFHSLWWALITLTTVGYGDMYPITAGGKLFTFIVLIIGLGIVAVPTGLIATALSQTRKEEQS, encoded by the coding sequence ATGATTTCTAAATCGAAGTTACATAAGCTTGTTCATTATAGCGATCACAGAGCGGGCAAAATATTTGCATTTACTATCCACATATTAATTCTTATTTCGCTGTTTAGTTTCTCTTTAGAGACGCTCCCTAATCTAACAGATACTCAATACCTGATATTACACATGGTCGAGACTGTTATTGTTATTTTATTTACTTGTGAATACTTACTTCGCCTATATATATCTAAAAATAAAACTTCATATATATTTAGTTTTTACGGTTTAATCGATCTTCTAGCTATTTTACCCTTTTATTTAACATCAGGAGTCGATTTACGTACGGTACGATTATTCCGTTTATTAAGAGTGCTTCGCATCTTCAAGTTACTTAAATACAGCAAAGCATTACAACGATTTCAACGTGCATTTATTTTAGTAAAGGAGGAGATGCTACTGTTTGGTTTTGTCGCCTTAATCACTTTGTATCTTGCGGCGGTAGGTATCTATTACTTTGAACATGCGGCTCAACCCGAGCAATTTCAATCTGTTTTCCATAGCTTATGGTGGGCGTTAATCACACTTACCACCGTAGGGTATGGCGATATGTACCCTATTACCGCTGGTGGAAAGCTATTTACATTCATTGTGTTAATTATCGGATTAGGTATTGTCGCAGTCCCGACAGGCTTAATAGCAACCGCACTTTCACAAACGCGCAAGGAAGAGCAATCATAA
- a CDS encoding AraC family transcriptional regulator, with translation MLYRDQQRVHDAINYVLDNITASLSLSEVAQQVHLSEFHFHRIFKSITNEPFNQFVRRKRLEKAFHCLLRYHQPSITQVSENCGFSSPANFSKAFQAYFGFSPSEHRKATTGINSKNGKLFSKFGKEISPATPYNGTLSEQQSEKVKSNIQRIEVVQHVETHYCIFASTKGYALEGINEAWANMREWLAQHNIQREAQKTAAFCFDNMWLAPQQVCRYEAAYMTDDVEWAQKTGICVRTQQAGRYLTIEFQGQKSQMQQQMDQLYLWILSDCLVNTQLSITYQYIIERYINIDCDNDVFHVEVLIKVN, from the coding sequence ATGCTATATAGGGATCAACAACGCGTACATGATGCGATTAATTATGTATTAGATAACATCACTGCATCGTTGAGCCTGAGTGAAGTCGCTCAGCAGGTACACCTTTCTGAATTTCATTTCCATCGTATCTTCAAAAGCATTACTAACGAGCCCTTTAATCAGTTTGTTCGTAGAAAGCGCCTTGAAAAAGCATTTCATTGCTTGCTCCGCTATCATCAACCGAGCATTACGCAGGTCAGTGAAAACTGTGGTTTTTCGTCACCCGCCAATTTTAGTAAAGCCTTTCAGGCTTATTTTGGTTTTTCTCCCTCTGAGCATCGCAAAGCCACGACTGGTATTAATAGCAAGAATGGAAAACTCTTTAGCAAGTTTGGAAAAGAGATATCACCGGCCACTCCCTATAATGGCACTCTCTCTGAGCAACAGAGTGAAAAAGTAAAATCAAACATTCAACGTATTGAAGTCGTGCAGCATGTAGAAACCCATTATTGTATCTTTGCTAGTACCAAGGGGTATGCGCTAGAGGGGATCAATGAAGCATGGGCAAATATGCGTGAATGGTTGGCACAACATAATATTCAAAGAGAAGCGCAAAAAACAGCAGCATTCTGCTTTGATAACATGTGGCTTGCGCCACAACAGGTGTGCCGTTATGAAGCTGCTTATATGACTGATGATGTTGAATGGGCCCAAAAAACCGGAATCTGCGTCAGAACACAACAAGCAGGTCGATATTTAACCATTGAATTTCAGGGTCAAAAGAGCCAAATGCAACAGCAGATGGATCAACTCTACCTATGGATTCTAAGTGATTGCTTGGTCAATACGCAGCTCAGTATCACTTATCAATATATTATTGAACGCTATATTAATATTGATTGTGATAACGATGTTTTTCATGTCGAAGTATTGATAAAAGTAAACTAA
- a CDS encoding MATE family efflux transporter, whose protein sequence is MSSNELVLEIQSNEATANNNNPHPLLSNPIAEQFIKLALPIIIALMINGLYSFVDAIFITRGVGINAMASVSAVFPINMLVISISAMLGSGMAAIISRHLGSGDKQTANQVFSSSLLFAISVGGLLSLLLFVSRFYIYKLLALPEPLLADADAYLVPILLISIISFASGTLTESFRAAGKPQDMMKVMLLGSLLNVVFDALFIFVFQWGVPGAAWATVLAMLCSFSLAVYLQNTGEDRLHISTKQLRFNVNIHKQVVSLGFPVFLSHSGFAFTMAVTIFALTKFSATEASLLISAHGLVTRSFMLLFLPLLGMTIALQTLAAFNFGAGYITRVKQSLFTAIIIGTLWTSSVSLLLVFKPQWLLQLFTNDQQLIMAASQISSIVFLGFVTAAAGMMCSTIFQAIGKALPAMLLESARTYILLLPMILSLPNLLGVQGIWWSFPITDVIGVTIALLFTRYYFKNKFSITT, encoded by the coding sequence ATGAGCAGTAACGAATTGGTATTAGAGATACAGAGCAATGAAGCCACCGCTAACAATAACAACCCGCACCCGCTATTAAGCAACCCAATTGCAGAGCAATTTATCAAGCTGGCACTGCCCATCATTATCGCGCTAATGATAAATGGCCTATATAGCTTTGTGGATGCGATTTTTATTACTCGAGGTGTTGGCATTAATGCCATGGCGTCAGTTTCGGCAGTGTTTCCAATCAATATGTTAGTCATTAGTATTAGCGCTATGCTCGGCAGTGGGATGGCAGCCATTATTTCACGCCATTTAGGTAGTGGAGATAAACAAACAGCTAATCAGGTATTTAGTAGTAGTTTACTGTTTGCTATCAGCGTCGGTGGTTTACTCAGCCTGTTGCTCTTTGTATCGCGCTTTTATATTTACAAACTCTTAGCACTGCCGGAACCGCTATTAGCCGATGCCGATGCGTACTTAGTCCCAATTCTACTCATTAGTATCATCAGCTTTGCCAGTGGCACGCTGACTGAAAGCTTTCGTGCAGCAGGTAAACCCCAAGATATGATGAAGGTGATGCTGCTAGGCTCCCTGCTTAATGTTGTTTTTGATGCCTTATTTATCTTTGTTTTTCAGTGGGGTGTTCCAGGTGCGGCATGGGCGACAGTGTTAGCAATGTTATGCTCATTTAGTCTCGCTGTTTACTTGCAGAACACAGGAGAAGATCGATTACATATTAGCACTAAACAACTGCGTTTTAATGTCAACATTCATAAACAAGTAGTGAGTTTAGGTTTTCCTGTCTTCCTTTCTCACAGTGGTTTTGCCTTCACAATGGCGGTCACTATTTTCGCCTTGACCAAATTCAGTGCGACAGAAGCGAGTCTATTAATAAGCGCACATGGCTTGGTCACTCGTAGCTTTATGTTGCTATTTTTACCCCTATTAGGCATGACCATTGCTTTACAAACATTAGCAGCTTTCAATTTTGGTGCGGGTTATATAACACGGGTAAAACAATCTCTCTTTACCGCTATTATTATCGGCACCCTCTGGACCAGCAGTGTCTCTCTTTTGTTGGTATTTAAACCACAATGGTTATTACAGCTGTTCACCAATGATCAACAACTGATAATGGCTGCCAGTCAAATTTCCTCGATCGTTTTTTTGGGCTTTGTTACCGCGGCGGCTGGCATGATGTGTAGTACTATTTTTCAAGCAATAGGGAAAGCTTTACCAGCGATGTTATTAGAGTCTGCACGTACTTATATTTTACTCTTACCGATGATATTGAGCTTGCCAAACCTGTTAGGCGTGCAAGGTATTTGGTGGTCCTTTCCGATAACCGATGTTATCGGGGTAACAATTGCGTTGTTATTTACTCGATATTACTTCAAAAATAAATTTTCGATCACCACTTAA
- a CDS encoding flotillin domain-containing protein has translation MDSILDQDLQFILIMAGVAFVAFLTIAIIFAKLYTRATKEIAFVRTGMGGEKVVKDGGAVVLPVIHETIPVNMNTLRIEVEKTQKDALITKDRMRVDVKSDFYLRVAPHSEGISMAAQTLGTRTMRVEELKVLMESKFVDVLRAVAAEMSMIEMHEQRAEFVQKVQQNVANDLEKNGLELESVSLTGFDQTELKYFNENNAFDAEGRARLTQIIELKRKETNDIEQESRILIEQRNLEAEKLSLTIKKETEEAQLVQEQALEFKRVEQQAAIVKQRELRSQEERQAEIAKQRAVEVSEIEKSRHIESQEIEKVKTLEQAKIQQQRDIEVSEQDKRIAIAEKSEEESAARAKAADVEKDKVEKEEAVVTAKEIAQANRSKEIEVIDARKEAEREAVSITVQAEADKQAAEDKASAVLIEAKANADAKKLKAEADEKVYAVEAEGKRVLYEAENSLRDEQIELQKSLAILNVLPEVVANSVKPLENIEGIKILQGYGSGSAGATVSTGSNTNAGLAEQITGAALNYRAQAPMVDAMVRELGLVNAEEGTLQDLLTGNHSLVTDALDIKDTVTTPVNSSVNGAVNGSHTEATEQSV, from the coding sequence ATGGATTCAATTTTAGACCAAGACTTGCAGTTCATCTTAATCATGGCAGGGGTCGCTTTTGTTGCCTTTTTAACGATTGCGATTATATTTGCCAAACTCTATACCCGCGCCACCAAAGAGATTGCCTTTGTAAGAACCGGCATGGGTGGGGAAAAAGTAGTAAAGGATGGCGGGGCTGTTGTTTTACCTGTTATTCACGAAACGATCCCTGTGAACATGAATACATTGCGTATTGAAGTGGAAAAAACGCAAAAAGACGCATTGATTACTAAAGATAGAATGCGTGTTGATGTGAAATCTGACTTTTACCTGCGTGTTGCACCACACTCAGAAGGGATCTCCATGGCCGCGCAAACCTTAGGGACTCGCACCATGCGTGTTGAGGAGCTTAAGGTACTAATGGAATCAAAATTTGTTGATGTATTACGTGCCGTAGCTGCAGAGATGAGCATGATCGAGATGCATGAGCAACGTGCTGAATTTGTACAAAAAGTGCAACAGAATGTCGCTAATGATCTCGAAAAAAATGGTCTGGAATTAGAGTCGGTATCATTAACCGGTTTTGACCAAACTGAGCTTAAATATTTTAATGAAAACAATGCGTTCGATGCTGAAGGTCGTGCTCGCCTAACGCAAATTATTGAATTAAAGCGTAAAGAAACCAATGATATTGAACAAGAGAGTCGCATTTTAATTGAGCAACGAAACCTCGAAGCTGAAAAATTATCTCTGACCATTAAAAAAGAGACAGAAGAAGCACAACTAGTACAAGAGCAAGCGTTAGAGTTTAAACGCGTTGAACAGCAAGCTGCGATTGTCAAGCAACGAGAGCTTCGTTCGCAGGAAGAGCGCCAAGCTGAAATTGCCAAGCAACGTGCGGTTGAAGTTTCAGAAATTGAAAAATCACGCCATATCGAATCGCAAGAGATTGAAAAAGTTAAAACCTTAGAGCAAGCTAAAATACAACAGCAACGAGATATTGAAGTATCAGAGCAAGATAAACGCATTGCCATTGCTGAGAAATCGGAAGAAGAATCAGCTGCTCGCGCTAAAGCTGCCGATGTAGAAAAAGATAAAGTTGAAAAAGAGGAAGCCGTTGTTACCGCTAAAGAGATAGCGCAGGCAAACCGTAGTAAAGAGATTGAAGTTATCGATGCACGTAAAGAGGCAGAGCGTGAAGCGGTCAGTATTACGGTACAAGCAGAAGCGGATAAACAAGCTGCTGAAGATAAAGCTTCTGCGGTATTAATTGAAGCTAAAGCCAATGCAGATGCGAAAAAACTTAAAGCAGAAGCGGATGAAAAAGTTTACGCAGTTGAAGCGGAAGGTAAGCGTGTTTTATATGAAGCAGAAAATAGCTTGCGTGATGAGCAGATTGAACTGCAAAAATCATTGGCTATCTTAAACGTGTTACCTGAAGTCGTTGCGAACTCTGTGAAACCATTAGAAAACATTGAAGGTATTAAAATATTGCAGGGTTACGGTTCAGGCTCAGCTGGAGCAACAGTGAGCACAGGTAGCAATACCAATGCTGGTTTAGCGGAGCAAATTACAGGCGCTGCGTTAAATTATAGAGCACAGGCTCCGATGGTTGATGCGATGGTCAGAGAGTTGGGTTTAGTAAATGCTGAAGAGGGGACATTACAAGACCTGTTAACCGGTAATCATAGCTTAGTGACAGATGCCTTAGATATTAAAGATACAGTTACAACTCCTGTTAATAGCTCTGTTAATGGCGCTGTTAATGGCAGCCATACAGAGGCAACTGAACAAAGCGTTTAA
- a CDS encoding DUF3482 domain-containing protein, translated as MSDLSVAVVGHANAGKTSLMRTLLRDSEFGEVADQAGTTRHVEGGALLIDESQRLALFDTPGLEDSMALLHILNEKFPATSHEGIERLQRFLAEVDHYPELQQEAKVLRALLSNDLIFYVIDLREPILGKYLDELKILSYAAKPVIPVLNFTVQGKDNIPLWKEQLARLNFHAFVAFDNVHFEFSDEVKIYQKMQTLLADKEQLLDELIQSRQAQWQSTFNSAKQLVANLFIDVASARYSADNNEQQIEAQTQALQNAVRKKESACVKQLLQLYQFRQSDLKNEVLSIQGGEWQLDLFSSDNLQAFGIKLGGNIAKGAGIGVAIDVAVGGITLGAAALSGGVVGALWSVKQRYYNEIEAKIKGKRYLCVDEATLQVLWLRQLQLLNSLQQRGHASFDKITLANSLELSTDNLPKNWKSYLRQLRAYPQWSSLNKKHSSNEANKRELLLTTLVDNI; from the coding sequence ATGAGTGATCTATCCGTCGCCGTCGTTGGCCATGCAAATGCCGGAAAAACATCGTTAATGCGTACCTTATTGCGTGACAGTGAATTCGGAGAAGTGGCTGATCAAGCTGGCACAACGCGCCATGTTGAAGGTGGTGCGTTATTAATTGATGAAAGCCAACGTTTAGCGCTGTTTGATACCCCCGGTTTAGAAGACTCAATGGCTTTGCTACATATCCTTAATGAAAAATTTCCGGCGACGAGTCATGAAGGGATTGAGCGTTTACAGCGTTTTTTAGCAGAGGTTGATCATTACCCTGAGTTACAGCAAGAAGCGAAAGTCTTACGTGCGTTGTTAAGTAACGATCTTATCTTTTATGTGATTGATCTGAGAGAGCCTATTTTAGGTAAATATCTGGATGAATTAAAAATACTTAGTTATGCCGCCAAGCCTGTGATTCCTGTGCTCAATTTTACCGTGCAGGGTAAAGATAATATTCCTCTTTGGAAGGAACAACTCGCGCGCCTTAACTTTCATGCATTTGTTGCTTTCGATAACGTTCATTTTGAATTCTCCGATGAAGTGAAAATTTATCAAAAAATGCAAACGTTGCTAGCCGATAAAGAGCAGTTACTCGATGAGCTCATTCAATCACGACAAGCACAATGGCAATCGACTTTTAACAGCGCTAAACAGCTTGTCGCTAATCTGTTTATTGATGTTGCAAGCGCACGTTATAGCGCAGATAACAATGAACAACAGATCGAAGCACAAACTCAAGCGCTGCAAAATGCGGTGCGCAAAAAAGAGAGTGCCTGTGTTAAACAACTTCTACAACTGTACCAATTTCGTCAGTCTGATTTGAAAAATGAAGTGTTATCTATTCAAGGAGGAGAGTGGCAATTAGATCTTTTCTCCAGTGATAATTTACAGGCATTTGGTATTAAACTAGGTGGAAATATTGCTAAAGGTGCCGGCATTGGTGTTGCAATCGATGTGGCTGTTGGTGGTATTACACTCGGCGCTGCTGCACTCAGTGGTGGCGTTGTTGGTGCGTTATGGAGTGTTAAGCAACGTTATTACAATGAGATAGAAGCAAAAATAAAAGGTAAGCGTTATCTCTGTGTCGACGAGGCAACATTACAGGTACTTTGGTTGCGTCAATTACAGCTTTTAAACTCACTGCAGCAGCGTGGCCATGCCAGCTTTGATAAAATCACACTGGCAAATAGCCTTGAGTTAAGTACAGATAACTTACCTAAAAACTGGAAAAGTTATCTGCGACAGTTACGTGCTTATCCACAGTGGTCATCACTGAACAAGAAACATTCCTCAAACGAAGCCAATAAGCGTGAGCTGTTATTAACCACCTTGGTTGATAATATTTAA
- a CDS encoding OB-fold-containig protein, whose protein sequence is MLAFFSADFNLLYSCSLLFVICIALLEGVGLLVGLSIASALDDIIPIDLDIDTELPSGGLNALIGWLYLHRLPFLVWLLLFLTSFGIAGLSINYLIALPSLISFPIVLIIALFSCRILGKKIAIIMPKNETSAISSHSFAGKIATITIGKARKGSAAEAVLQDEFNQKHYLLVEPEEANQEFTQGTQVVLIEKLSRSWIAIEFKPL, encoded by the coding sequence ATGCTCGCATTTTTCAGCGCAGATTTTAATTTACTTTATTCATGCTCTCTCTTATTTGTCATCTGCATCGCATTGTTAGAAGGGGTTGGCTTATTAGTTGGTTTAAGTATTGCGAGTGCCTTAGATGATATTATTCCTATTGATTTAGATATCGATACCGAACTTCCCTCTGGCGGTTTAAATGCACTGATTGGTTGGCTTTATCTACATCGTTTACCTTTTTTGGTCTGGTTATTGTTATTTTTGACTAGTTTCGGCATTGCCGGATTATCGATTAATTACCTCATCGCATTACCAAGTCTCATCAGTTTTCCTATTGTTTTGATTATTGCGCTCTTCAGTTGCCGTATATTAGGAAAAAAAATCGCTATCATCATGCCTAAAAATGAAACATCCGCTATTTCATCACACTCGTTTGCAGGAAAAATCGCCACTATCACTATTGGTAAAGCACGCAAAGGTAGTGCTGCAGAAGCCGTATTACAGGATGAGTTTAATCAAAAACATTACCTGCTAGTAGAGCCAGAAGAGGCGAACCAAGAGTTTACGCAGGGGACTCAGGTGGTGCTCATTGAAAAACTATCACGTAGTTGGATTGCAATTGAATTCAAACCTCTTTGA